A single Fusarium oxysporum Fo47 chromosome IV, complete sequence DNA region contains:
- a CDS encoding uncharacterized protein (of unknown function-domain containing protein), which produces MSSQTSGEIPPQGPPYLPKTAGLGGRPTASVDDPICAVILAFFVGGAILNMTIFQLNKKRSHKFALSGLLFGFCMARITANVLRIAWASNPHDTSLAIAAQVFANAGVVLLFVVNLIFAQRILRAYHPQIGWSRPASLVFKLFYFCILASLVMLITAVVYNFYTLNPHTKQQLRDVQLTGSTFLAILAFLPLPIVGACFIIPRRAPMDKFGQGRMRTKIQLLIFTTILLSLGAAFRTGVSFKLRPANDPAWYHSKACYYCFSYVIEIIVVFSYALSRFDRRFHIPDGSHAPGDYSGRNTKTQERMYRVNTEEEVFGDDERPRTAEQRQQQQRNWEAGLKEELKEETV; this is translated from the coding sequence atgtCCTCGCAAACCTCAGGCGAGATACCTCCCCAGGGGCCTCCCTATCTCCCCAAGACAGCTGGTCTCGGCGGCAGACCTACGGCCAGCGTCGACGATCCCATCTGTGCTGTTATTTTGGCCTTCTTCGTCGGCGGTGCCATTCTCAACATGACCATCTTTCAGCTGAACAAAAAGCGATCTCACAAATTCGCTCTCAGCGGTTTGCTTTTCGGCTTTTGCATGGCCCGTATCACCGCGAACGTGTTGAGAATCGCATGGGCTTCGAACCCGCATGACACCAGTCTTGCTATCGCTGCCCAGGTGTTTGCAAACGCAGGCGTTGTGCTCTTGTTCGTTGTGAATCTGATCTTTGCCCAGCGCATCTTGAGGGCGTATCATCCACAAATTGGATGGAGCAGACCTGCTTCGCTGGTGTTCAAGCTCTTTTACTTTTGCATCCTTGCAAGTCTTGTGATGCTAATTACAGCTGTGGTATATAACTTCTACACTTTGAACCCACATACGAAACAGCAACTTCGCGACGTTCAACTCACCGGCAGCACGTTTCTTGCCATTCTCGCTTTTCTCCCATTGCCCATTGTCGGAGCGTGCTTCATTATCCCCCGAAGAGCACCAATGGACAAATTCGGACAAGGCCGCATGCGAACAAAAATCCAGCTTCTTATCTTCACAACTATACTGCTTTCTCTCGGTGCTGCTTTCAGGACTGGCGTATCCTTCAAGCTGCGGCCCGCGAACGATCCAGCCTGGTATCACAGCAAAGCATGTTACTACTGCTTCAGCTACGTCATAGAgatcatcgtcgtcttctccTACGCTCTCTCGCGATTCGATCGACGCTTCCACATTCCCGACGGTAGCCATGCCCCCGGCGATTACTCTGGTCGCAATACAAAGACCCAAGAGCGTATGTACCGTGTTAATACTGAAGAGGAAgtctttggtgatgatgagcgACCACGAACAGCGGAGCAGcgccaacagcagcagcgaaACTGGGAGGCGGGTCTAAAggaggagctcaaggaagAGACCGTTTAA
- a CDS encoding Metallo-dependent phosphatase-like protein, with product MDTNMEDVGRAPAEASPVLNFEPTTIPTLDGWIESLMSCKQLAEADVQRLCDKAREVLQEESNVQPVKCPVTVCGDIHGQFHDLMELFKIGGPNPDTNYLFMGDYVDRGYYSVETVTLLVALKIRYPQRITILRGNHESRQITQVYGFYDECLRKYGNANVWKYFTDLFDYLPLTALIDNQIFCLHGGLSPSIDTLDNIRALDRIQEVPHEGPMCDLLWSDPDDRCGWGISPRGAGYTFGQDISEAFNHNNGLTLIARAHQLVMEGYNWSQDRNVVTIFSAPNYCYRCGNQAAIMEIDEHLKYTLDSRLLPLISSRIPTFYQARVKCRSAMPGATTPALSPLQLDRVRFHDEFFERKQNFMEHVLYGCYIFANGELPNIAKRS from the exons ATGGATACCAATATGGAGGATGTTGGGCGAGCGCCCGCTGAAGCTTCACCCGTGCTCAACTTTGAGCCTACTACGATCCCCACCCTCGACGGTTGGATCGAGAGCTTGATGTCTTGCAAGCAGCTGGCCGAAGCTGACGTTCAGAGACTGTGCGATAAG GCACGAGAAGTTCTACAGGAGGAGTCGAACGTGCAGCCAGTG AAATGCCCCGTTACCGTCTGTGGTGATATCCACGGTCAATTCCACGACTTGATGGAGCTCTTCAAGATTGGCGGTCCTAACCCCGATACCAACTACCTATTCATGG GTGACTACGTTGACCGAGGCTACTACTCTGTTGAGACCGTCACCCTTCTTGTCGCCCTCAAGATCCGATACCCTCAACGAATCACAATCCTCCGAGGAAACCACGAGTCCCGTCAGATCACTCAGGTCTACGGCTTCTACGACGAATGCCTCCGTAAATATGGAAACGCTAATGTCTGGAAGTATTTTACCGACCTCTTTGACTACCTCCCCCTCACTGCCCTGATCGACAACCAAATCTTCTGTCTTCATGGCGGCCTCTCCCCGAGCATTGATACTCTGGATAACATCCGAGCTCTTGATCGTATTCAGGAGGTTCCTCACGAGGGTCCCATGTGTGATCTTCTCTGGTCAGACCCTGACGACCGATGCGGCTGGGGCATCTCTCCTCGAGGTGCGGGGTACACATTCGGACAGGACATTTCAGAAGCTTTCAACCACAACAAtggcttgaccttgattGCTCGCGCCCATCAGCTTGTTATGGAAGGTTACAACTGGTCTCAAGACCGAAATGTTGTCACCATTTTCTCAG CACCCAACTACTGCTACCGATGCGGTAATCAAGCTGCTATCATGGAGATTGATGAGCACCTGAAGTACACCTT GGACTCCCGACTACTTCCTCTAATCTCGTCACGTATACCCACGTTTTACCAAGCTCGAGTCAAATGTCGAAGTGCCATGCCTGGTGCAACCACGCCAGCCTTAAGTCCTTTGCAGCTTGACCGTGTACGATTCCACGACGAATTCTTCGAACGAAAACAGAACTTCATGGAGCATGTGTTGTACGGATGTTACATCTTTGCTAATGGAGAGCTTCCGAATATTGCAAAGCGATCGTAA
- a CDS encoding Cullin repeat-like-containing domain protein, producing MEDRNKISLRSGKRKKRPTISAPRQISGPIAQDDTNRPPPPGDPGQARPRPRPPPMAGGKTSDLVKRRYSTRFNQPPSGPNGAAPPMPQMPSLGNYEPPTAAAIRKPPSRAGPGVAPVVDIKGLRDPKLKPDRYVQAALSDATEDQIREFEDSLRKVKTRVGMDLQQSVMQNRTQFIKISKEAEKLKSEMRNLKNFMSELKVNTTAMRAAAAKNDESMPGDLVSAPGISSRRDRRTSIADRSAMWNSQMQALFKGVEGSQKFLPNAAGRHVVQDAGPWIELDNATYKSRRAMQIFLLNDHLLIASRKKRKADAPGSDARGPMMKLVADRCWPLLDVEVVDMSSTGESSSSGRNKLADAIMVRGVGQESFIYRTEKPQDPEKKQLLLNVRKAIEQLRKGLRSEMEANNKARETINYFASRDPGLLQKTELLATLSDIKDMLIEVDGKQQNLRWVESEMDDLDIDIAMQRFEDAVARVEKLKAIARGLKNHAIAQDFINFKVGERCAKLADMIVRELELTHDNNTKTRRNVSWLTRLGFEDSARESYLAARSGTIHKRARQCIFQGDLHLYIWELSFVYFMVIHNTVQCFQSCFPPPMMSVCVKWAKEEVDAFNVILARQLSSTEPGGQVWTQCMERAKEHSKLLSEVGLDFENLVGKNLLNYERVENEASVGLGLS from the exons ATGGAGGATCGCAATAAGATATCCCTCCGCAGCggcaagagaaagaagaggccAACTATTAGTGCTCCTCGCCAAATCTCAGGTCCGATTGCTCAAGATGATACAAACAGACCGCCCCCTCCAGGCGACCCTGGCCAAGCTCGTCCTCGCCCACGTCCTCCCCCGATGGCTGGTGGAAAG ACCTCGGATCTTGTGAAACGACGATACTCGACTCGATTTAATCAACCACCCTCAGGTCCCAATGGCGCTGCACCTCCAATGCCGCAGATGCCCTCGCTTGGCAATTACGAGCCTCCGACTGCTGCCGCCATCAGAAAGCCTCCCTCGCGTGCGGGGCCTGGAGTTGCTCCAGTTGTCGATATTAAGGGTCTGCGAGATCCGAAGTTGAAGCCAGACCGATACGTCCAGGCTGCCTTGAGCGATGCAACCGAAGACCAAATCCGCGAATTCGAAGATTCGTTGCGAAAAGTCAAGACGCGTGTGGGAATGGATCTACAACAGAGCGTTATGCAAAACAGGACGCAGTTTATCAAAATCAGCAAGGAAGCGGAAAAGCTAAAGAGCGAGATGAGGAATCTCAAGAACTTTATGTCAGAGCTCAAAGTTAACACGACGGCTATGAGAGCAGCCGCTGCCAAGAACGATGAGTCAATGCCTGGGGATCTCGTAAGCGCCCCTGGtatcagcagcagaagagATAGGCGCACCTCTATCGCCGATAGAAGCGCCATGTGGAACTCGCAAATGCAGGCCTTATTCAAGGGTGTGGAAGGATCGCAAAAGTTCCTCCCTAATGCGGCGGGACGTCATGTTGTCCAAGACGCAGGCCCTTGGATTGAGCTTGATAATGCTACATATAAGTCGCGCCGAGCGATGCAGATCTTTCTGCTTAACGATCACCTCCTCATCGCATCGCGTAAGAAGCGAAAAGCAGATGCGCCGGGTTCAGACGCACGAGggccgatgatgaagctggtgGCCGACCGTTGTTGGCCACTATTAGATGTTGAAGTGGTGGACATGTCAAGTACCGGAGAATCTTCGAGTAGTGGACGCAATAAGCTTGCAGATGCTATCATGGTCCGAGGTGTTGGTCAGGAATCTTTCATCTATCGGACGGAGAAGCCCCAGGACcccgagaagaagcaacTACTCCTCAATGTGCGCAAAGCTATAGAACAGCTTCGCAAGGGCCTTCGATCGGAGATGGAAGCCAACAACAAGGCGCGTGAAACGATCAACTACTTCGCCTCTCGCGATCCCGGTCTTCTTCAAAAGACAGAGCTTCTAGCCACGCTGTCGGACATCAAGGATATGCTCATTGAAGTTGACGGCAAACAGCAGAACTTGCGCTGGGTTGAGAGCGAGATGGATGATCTCGACATTGACATTGCGATGCAACGATTCGAAGACGCTGTAGCTCGtgtcgagaagctcaaggcgATCGCTCGTGGGCTAAAGAACCATGCCATTGCTCAGGACTTTATCAACTTCAAGGTTGGCGAACGATGTGCTAAATTGGCGGACATGATTGTTCGTGAGCTCGAATTGACGCACGATAACAATACAAAGACAAGGCGGAATGTCAGCTGGTTGACGAGGCTTGGATTTGAAGATAGCGCCCGAGAATCGTACCTGGCGGCGAGAAGTGGCACTATCCATAAACGAGCCAG ACAATGCATTTTTCAGGGAGATTTGCATTTATACATCTGGGAGCTCTCGTTTGTGTACTTTATGGTTATCCATAACACGGTGCAGTGTTTCCAATCTTGCTTTCCACCGCCCATGATGAGTGTATGTGTCAAATGGGCCAAGGAGGAAGTAGATGCGTTCAACGTCATCCTGGCACGCCAACTTAGTAGTACGGAGCCTGGGGGACAGGTTTGGACTCAGTGCATGGAGAGGGCGAAGGAGCATTCTAAGCTGCTATCGGAAGTCGGccttgactttgagaacTTGGTCGGAAAGAACTTGTTGAACTATGAGCGTGTAGAAAATGAGGCTTCTGTCGGACTTGGGCTGTCATGA